The following proteins are co-located in the Flavobacterium sp. CECT 9288 genome:
- a CDS encoding M13 family metallopeptidase, giving the protein MKNLKISLVAAVVLMASCNKKEELISGVTKKNMDTLVNPGDNFDAYVNGTWVKNNKIPADKTSYGAFDILYDQSQKDVKAIIEEASKGTFAEGSDEQKIGDYYSSFMNRKDRDAKGIAPIQPELKNIDAIANYTDLAAYFGKSNRTGVSMPFSVVVTEDFKNPKQYTLMTWQGGLGLPEREYYLQADAKMVETRAKYVAHIEKMLQLVGLPNAAESASKIMALETVLATSHMKKEETRNTAKLYNKYKVADLKKLMADFDWNAMLKNAGIDKEKTIVISQVEYTKSLNTIIKNTPIDTWKTYLKWSLINNTANYLTTALDKQNFDFYGKTLYGTEAQEEDWKRGVSSVNGGLGEIVGKVYVKKHFSPEAKERMTGMVKNLLKAYAESIKKLDWMSANTKKEALAKVDKFMIKIGYPDQWRDYSALKVAKNDLYGNAERARVFEYNRMLNKLGKPVDRTEWGMTPQTVNAYYNPTLNEIVFPAAILQPPFFNLKAEDAVNYGGIGAVIGHEIGHGFDDQGSTFDGEGVMRNWWTPQDLTAFKAKTKSLVDQYSAFKVFPDLNLNGEFTLGENIGDLGGLSIAIKAYKLSLNGKEAPVMDGFTGIQRVFLGWGQVWLDKSREKAIRNQIASDPHSPAKFRINAVVRNVPEFYEAFNIKPTDSLYLATDKRVKIW; this is encoded by the coding sequence ATGAAAAACCTAAAAATTTCTTTGGTTGCTGCAGTCGTTCTTATGGCTTCGTGCAATAAAAAAGAAGAATTAATTTCGGGTGTTACCAAAAAAAATATGGACACGCTTGTGAATCCTGGTGACAACTTTGATGCCTATGTAAATGGAACCTGGGTAAAAAACAATAAAATTCCAGCAGATAAAACGTCTTACGGTGCTTTTGATATTTTGTATGATCAATCTCAAAAGGATGTAAAAGCAATTATCGAAGAAGCATCAAAAGGTACTTTTGCCGAAGGTTCAGACGAACAGAAAATTGGCGATTACTACAGCTCTTTCATGAACAGAAAAGACCGTGATGCCAAAGGAATTGCGCCAATTCAACCAGAATTGAAAAATATTGATGCTATTGCAAATTATACTGACTTGGCAGCTTATTTTGGAAAATCAAACAGAACAGGTGTCTCAATGCCGTTCTCTGTAGTGGTTACCGAAGATTTTAAAAACCCAAAACAATATACGTTAATGACTTGGCAAGGCGGATTAGGTCTTCCTGAAAGAGAATACTATTTGCAAGCCGATGCCAAAATGGTGGAAACACGTGCGAAATATGTAGCACATATCGAAAAAATGTTGCAGTTGGTGGGGCTTCCAAATGCAGCCGAAAGCGCTTCTAAAATCATGGCTTTGGAAACCGTATTGGCTACCAGCCACATGAAAAAAGAAGAAACCAGAAACACTGCAAAACTGTATAACAAATACAAGGTAGCCGATTTAAAAAAATTAATGGCTGATTTCGATTGGAATGCAATGCTTAAAAATGCAGGTATCGATAAAGAAAAAACAATTGTAATTTCTCAGGTGGAATATACCAAAAGCTTAAATACTATTATCAAAAACACGCCAATTGATACTTGGAAAACGTACCTTAAATGGAGTTTGATTAATAATACTGCCAATTATTTAACAACAGCTTTAGACAAACAAAATTTTGACTTTTACGGAAAAACACTTTACGGTACAGAAGCTCAGGAAGAAGATTGGAAAAGAGGTGTAAGCAGTGTTAACGGTGGTTTGGGAGAGATTGTGGGTAAAGTATATGTGAAAAAGCATTTCTCGCCAGAAGCTAAAGAACGCATGACCGGAATGGTTAAAAATCTTTTGAAAGCGTATGCCGAAAGTATCAAGAAGCTAGATTGGATGAGTGCAAACACCAAGAAAGAGGCGCTTGCCAAAGTAGATAAATTCATGATTAAAATTGGTTATCCAGACCAATGGAGAGATTATTCCGCTTTAAAAGTGGCTAAAAACGATTTGTATGGAAATGCAGAAAGAGCTAGAGTATTTGAATACAACAGAATGTTAAACAAGTTAGGAAAACCTGTTGATAGAACAGAGTGGGGAATGACACCGCAAACAGTAAACGCTTATTACAATCCTACCTTGAACGAGATTGTATTTCCTGCAGCTATTTTGCAACCGCCTTTCTTTAATTTAAAAGCAGAAGACGCCGTGAATTATGGCGGAATTGGAGCGGTAATTGGTCATGAAATAGGTCATGGTTTTGACGATCAAGGAAGTACTTTTGATGGTGAAGGTGTTATGAGAAACTGGTGGACACCACAAGATTTAACAGCTTTTAAAGCCAAAACAAAATCATTAGTAGATCAATACAGTGCTTTCAAAGTATTTCCAGATTTAAATCTTAACGGAGAGTTTACCCTTGGAGAAAATATTGGAGATTTGGGAGGATTAAGTATTGCAATTAAAGCTTACAAACTAAGCCTTAACGGAAAAGAAGCACCAGTAATGGATGGTTTCACAGGGATTCAGAGAGTGTTTTTAGGTTGGGGACAAGTATGGCTAGACAAAAGCCGTGAAAAAGCAATACGCAATCAAATTGCTTCGGATCCACATTCGCCAGCTAAATTCAGAATTAATGCTGTTGTACGCAACGTTCCAGAATTTTACGAAGCATTTAATATTAAGCCAACAGATTCACTTTATTTAGCAACCGATAAACGTGTTAAAATTTGGTAG
- a CDS encoding ATP-binding protein, whose translation MKIKTKLNLGVGLLFIMIIILSLVAAFYIFSIKKDTENILKANYNTLEYSRNMLLSLDEINGNEEKAVIIFETNITKQIANITEAGEDKATYNLQKNFDLLKDSRTDETLKSQIRQDIFKIMKLNMNAIKEKSDIAKHTAETANFWIAVTGTLCFLIAFNLLVNLPNNIANPIKELTDSIKQIANKNYSQRVHFMNHNEFGDLAKSFNTMAEKLQEYNNSNLYKLSFEKKRLETLINNMHDPIIGLDNQGLILFANDEALKIIGLKSEDVMGKLVTTLALTNDLMKSLVIKDLSNEKQKSLPMKIFADGKESYFEKETINITIKPTGEDQIIDIGNVIILRNITVFKELDFAKTNFIATVSHELKTPISSIKLSLQLLEKAETGNINEDQKQLIESIKDDSQRLLKITGELLELSQLETGNIKLNMENSNPYEIMNYAAEAVKVQAEQKQIELVVETDQNLPDIKADSEKTAWVLINFLTNAITYSTENSTIIVKVINENHQVVFQVIDTGKGIDTRYKTKIFDKYFQVPGSQKSGTGLGLAISKEFIEAQNGIIGVESELGLGSTFYFKLPSNVH comes from the coding sequence ATGAAAATTAAAACCAAATTAAACCTGGGTGTTGGATTGCTTTTTATAATGATAATCATACTTTCATTAGTAGCGGCATTTTATATTTTTTCGATAAAAAAAGACACCGAAAATATTCTGAAAGCCAATTACAACACGCTAGAATATTCGCGAAACATGCTTCTTTCGTTAGATGAAATTAATGGGAATGAAGAAAAGGCAGTTATTATTTTTGAAACCAATATTACCAAACAAATTGCCAATATTACAGAGGCTGGCGAAGACAAAGCGACCTATAACTTGCAGAAAAATTTCGATTTATTGAAAGATAGCAGAACTGATGAAACCTTGAAAAGCCAAATTCGTCAAGACATTTTCAAGATTATGAAATTGAATATGAATGCGATAAAAGAAAAAAGTGATATTGCAAAACACACAGCAGAGACTGCTAATTTTTGGATTGCAGTAACAGGAACACTTTGCTTTTTGATTGCGTTCAATTTATTAGTGAATTTGCCCAACAATATTGCCAATCCAATAAAAGAACTCACGGACAGTATCAAACAAATAGCCAATAAAAACTATTCGCAACGAGTGCATTTTATGAACCACAATGAATTTGGAGATTTGGCCAAATCATTCAACACCATGGCCGAAAAACTGCAGGAATACAACAATAGTAATTTGTATAAACTGTCATTTGAAAAGAAAAGACTAGAAACTTTAATCAACAACATGCATGACCCAATTATCGGGTTAGACAATCAGGGTTTGATTTTATTTGCAAATGATGAGGCTTTGAAAATAATTGGTTTAAAATCAGAGGACGTTATGGGTAAACTCGTAACAACTCTTGCTCTGACCAATGATTTGATGAAATCGTTAGTAATTAAAGATCTGTCAAACGAAAAACAAAAATCGCTTCCCATGAAAATTTTTGCTGATGGCAAAGAAAGTTACTTCGAAAAAGAAACCATAAACATTACCATTAAACCCACAGGAGAAGATCAAATTATTGACATTGGTAATGTTATTATTTTAAGAAATATTACTGTTTTTAAAGAACTGGATTTTGCTAAAACCAATTTTATTGCTACCGTTTCACATGAATTGAAAACCCCGATTTCATCCATAAAATTAAGTTTACAATTACTTGAAAAAGCAGAAACAGGCAACATTAATGAAGATCAAAAGCAATTAATAGAAAGCATTAAAGACGATAGTCAGCGGTTATTAAAAATTACTGGGGAACTATTGGAATTGTCGCAGTTAGAAACCGGGAATATAAAGCTGAATATGGAGAATAGTAATCCCTATGAAATTATGAACTACGCTGCCGAAGCCGTAAAAGTGCAAGCAGAACAAAAACAAATTGAACTAGTTGTCGAGACTGATCAAAATTTACCGGATATAAAAGCGGATAGTGAAAAAACTGCTTGGGTTTTGATTAATTTTTTAACCAATGCAATTACGTATTCAACAGAAAACAGTACGATAATTGTAAAGGTTATAAATGAAAACCATCAAGTTGTTTTTCAAGTGATTGATACTGGAAAAGGAATTGATACCCGTTATAAAACTAAAATTTTTGATAAATATTTCCAAGTTCCAGGTAGCCAAAAATCTGGAACGGGCCTTGGTTTAGCCATTAGCAAAGAATTTATTGAAGCACAAAACGGAATTATTGGAGTAGAAAGTGAATTAGGACTTGGTAGTACTTTTTATTTTAAGCTTCCTAGTAATGTTCATTAA
- a CDS encoding sensor protein KdpD, with protein sequence MDNEKENNVKHFLDLIQKSRKGKFKVYIGMSAGVGKTFRMLQEAHTLLKNGIDVKIGFIETHNRKETHELLEGLPVIPRRTLFYKGKLLEEMDLQAIINLRPEVVIVDELAHTNIEGSKNEKRWQDVLEILEAGINVISAVNIQHLESLNADVKNITNIDVQERIPDSVLKLADEVVNIDLTSDELITRLKEGKIYTSDKIPTALNNFFKSDQILQLRELALKEVASQVNRKVESEVPKNIAVKHERLLACISSNDKIAKTIIRKTARLASYYNSKWCVLYVETPKESSDKIALDKQRHLINNFKLATQLGAEVIKVQNTHITDAILNMVAQKQITTVCIGKPHLSLFKVILSTTVFNKLLNNLTSSNIDLIILS encoded by the coding sequence TTGGACAACGAAAAAGAAAATAATGTCAAACACTTTCTTGATTTAATTCAGAAATCACGCAAAGGAAAGTTTAAAGTCTACATCGGTATGAGTGCCGGTGTGGGCAAAACTTTCAGGATGTTACAGGAAGCACATACCTTGTTGAAAAACGGGATAGATGTAAAGATTGGGTTTATAGAAACGCACAATCGGAAAGAAACACACGAACTACTAGAGGGTTTACCAGTCATTCCAAGGCGAACCCTTTTTTATAAAGGGAAATTGCTTGAAGAAATGGATTTACAAGCAATTATCAATTTGCGTCCAGAAGTGGTTATTGTAGATGAATTAGCGCATACGAATATAGAAGGAAGCAAAAACGAAAAAAGGTGGCAGGATGTTTTGGAGATTTTAGAAGCAGGCATAAATGTGATTTCTGCAGTGAATATTCAGCACTTAGAAAGTTTAAATGCAGATGTAAAAAACATTACAAATATTGACGTTCAGGAACGCATTCCAGACAGTGTTTTGAAATTGGCGGATGAGGTGGTCAATATTGATTTGACTTCAGATGAGTTGATTACCCGTTTGAAAGAAGGTAAAATCTATACTTCAGATAAAATTCCTACGGCGCTGAATAATTTTTTTAAATCCGATCAAATTTTACAATTGCGGGAACTGGCCTTGAAGGAAGTAGCGAGTCAAGTCAATCGGAAAGTGGAAAGTGAAGTACCCAAAAACATTGCAGTAAAACATGAAAGATTGCTGGCTTGTATCAGTAGTAACGACAAAATCGCTAAGACAATCATAAGAAAAACGGCCCGATTAGCGAGTTATTACAACAGCAAATGGTGTGTTTTGTATGTAGAAACGCCCAAAGAAAGCAGCGACAAAATTGCACTTGACAAACAGCGGCATCTTATTAATAATTTCAAGTTGGCTACACAACTTGGTGCCGAAGTAATTAAAGTTCAGAATACTCATATAACAGATGCTATTTTAAATATGGTCGCGCAAAAACAAATCACCACCGTTTGCATCGGGAAACCGCATTTGAGTTTATTTAAAGTAATTTTATCGACAACTGTTTTCAATAAATTGTTGAACAACCTAACCTCATCCAATATTGATCTTATAATTCTATCTTAA
- a CDS encoding porin, whose translation MKKIISSALIAFGITTVSAQETEKTQSPFTFSGYVETYYSYDFGEPDNHVRPGFIYSHNKHNEVNLNLGLAKVNYAKENVRGNFALMAGTYAQYNLATEQDLLKNVYEANVGVKISSKHNLWVDAGIMPSHIGFESAIGKDCATLTRSILADNSPYYEAGVKIGYTSKNEKWYLAAMYLNGWQRIQKIDGNQTPAFGTQVTYKPTAKTTLNWSTYVGNEQPDNVKKWRYFNNFYGQFKVSEKTSLIAGFDIGAQQKATESDQYDIWFAPILIAQYKPTTKIQLAARAEYYADEKGVIIATASPNGFKTYGFSTNFDYLVADNVMFRIEARTLNSKDDIFLKNTDPSNQNVFLTTALAISF comes from the coding sequence ATGAAAAAAATAATAAGTAGCGCTTTAATAGCTTTTGGGATAACAACAGTTAGTGCACAAGAAACTGAAAAAACACAAAGTCCTTTCACGTTTTCGGGTTATGTAGAAACGTATTACAGTTATGATTTTGGAGAGCCAGACAACCATGTAAGACCCGGATTTATTTACAGTCATAACAAACACAATGAGGTCAATTTAAATTTAGGATTGGCGAAGGTAAATTATGCTAAAGAGAATGTTCGCGGGAATTTTGCCTTAATGGCTGGAACGTATGCCCAGTACAATTTAGCAACAGAACAGGATTTACTAAAAAATGTGTATGAAGCGAATGTGGGTGTGAAAATTTCGTCGAAACACAATCTGTGGGTTGATGCGGGAATTATGCCGTCACATATTGGTTTTGAAAGCGCAATTGGTAAGGACTGCGCCACTTTGACTAGAAGTATTTTGGCTGATAATTCTCCGTATTATGAAGCGGGTGTGAAGATTGGATATACGTCAAAAAATGAAAAATGGTATTTGGCTGCGATGTATTTAAACGGTTGGCAACGCATCCAGAAAATTGATGGCAACCAAACACCGGCTTTTGGTACACAGGTAACCTATAAACCTACTGCCAAAACCACATTAAACTGGAGTACCTATGTGGGGAATGAACAACCAGATAATGTGAAAAAATGGCGTTATTTCAATAATTTTTACGGACAATTTAAAGTGTCTGAAAAAACAAGTTTAATTGCTGGTTTTGATATTGGAGCGCAACAAAAAGCAACAGAAAGTGACCAATATGATATTTGGTTTGCACCGATTTTAATAGCGCAATACAAACCGACAACTAAAATCCAATTGGCAGCAAGAGCGGAGTATTACGCCGATGAAAAAGGAGTAATAATAGCAACCGCATCACCAAACGGATTTAAAACATACGGATTCTCCACAAATTTTGATTATTTAGTTGCCGATAATGTGATGTTTAGAATAGAAGCAAGAACTTTGAATAGTAAAGACGATATCTTTTTGAAAAACACTGATCCTAGCAATCAAAATGTATTTTTAACTACAGCATTGGCTATTTCTTTTTAA
- a CDS encoding K(+)-transporting ATPase subunit C: protein MKNIFSILKFTLFMVILLAVIYPMAIFGIAQLAPNKGKGETITVNGKVVGYQKIGQKFDKSNYFWGRPSAVDYNAAGSGGSNKGPSNPDYLALVQKRIDTFLIVHPYLKKSDIPADMVTASGSGLDPNISPQAALIQVKRVAKERKLSENKVKALVKTKINTPAVIGTATVNVLELNVALDELK, encoded by the coding sequence ATGAAAAATATATTTTCAATATTAAAATTCACCTTATTTATGGTGATATTGTTAGCGGTTATTTACCCAATGGCAATTTTTGGAATAGCACAATTGGCTCCCAATAAAGGAAAAGGAGAAACAATTACCGTAAACGGAAAAGTGGTGGGGTATCAAAAAATTGGGCAAAAATTCGATAAATCCAACTACTTTTGGGGAAGACCTTCAGCTGTGGATTATAACGCTGCAGGAAGTGGGGGAAGCAATAAAGGACCGAGTAATCCTGATTATTTAGCATTGGTGCAAAAAAGAATCGACACTTTTTTAATCGTGCATCCTTATCTTAAAAAATCAGATATTCCTGCGGATATGGTGACGGCTTCGGGAAGTGGGTTAGATCCTAATATTTCTCCGCAAGCAGCGCTGATTCAGGTAAAAAGGGTGGCGAAAGAGAGAAAATTATCAGAAAATAAAGTAAAAGCTTTGGTAAAAACTAAAATCAATACACCAGCAGTAATAGGAACTGCAACCGTAAATGTTCTAGAGTTGAATGTAGCCTTGGACGAATTGAAATAG
- the kdpB gene encoding potassium-transporting ATPase subunit KdpB — MNNNKSNSLFESKQVKDALVQSFVKLNPKIMFKNPVMFTVEIGTAIMLAVCIAILFGAQDQGSFTYNFIVFLILLATLLFANFAEAIAEARGKAQADSLRKTREETPARQVLANGEIKNISSSELKKGDIFVCEAGDLIATDGEIIEGLATIDESAITGESAPVIREAGGDKSSVTGGTKVLSDKIKVIVTNEPGESFLDKMIALVEGASRQKTPNEIALTILLAAFTLIFVIVCVTLKPFADYANAPITIAAFISLFVCLIPTTIGGLLSAIGIAGMDRALRANVITKSGKAVETAGDIDVLLLDKTGTITIGNRKATRFYAAKGISQDDFIKYAVLSSLADDTPEGKSIVELAGIEVANKLSIEGATLIKFTAETRTSGVVLKDGTDIRKGAQDAAKNIALKAGTIFPEDIAQAVIAISSQGGTPLVVVKNAQVQGVIELQDIIKTGMKERFERLRKMGVKTVMVTGDNPLTARFIAEAAGVDDFIAEAKPEDKMNYIKNEQEQGKLVAMMGDGTNDAPALAQANVGVAMNSGTQAAKEAGNMVDLDNDPTKLIEIIEIGKQLLMTRGTLTTFSIANDVAKYFAIVPALFITAIPALEGLNIMGLHSPESAILSAVIFNAIIIPILIPLALKGVDYKPIGASAILKRNLLIYGLGGLIIPFIGIKIIDLVVALFM, encoded by the coding sequence ATGAATAACAATAAATCCAATTCATTATTCGAAAGTAAGCAAGTAAAAGATGCCTTAGTGCAGTCTTTTGTAAAGCTAAACCCGAAAATAATGTTCAAGAATCCGGTCATGTTCACCGTTGAAATTGGAACTGCCATTATGCTTGCTGTGTGTATTGCCATTTTATTTGGCGCACAAGACCAAGGCAGTTTTACTTACAATTTCATAGTATTTTTAATTTTGTTAGCAACGCTTTTGTTTGCCAATTTTGCCGAGGCTATTGCCGAAGCAAGGGGAAAAGCACAAGCGGATAGTTTGCGAAAAACTCGCGAAGAAACCCCGGCAAGACAAGTCTTAGCCAACGGCGAAATTAAGAATATCAGTTCTTCTGAATTAAAGAAAGGCGATATTTTTGTTTGTGAAGCTGGTGATTTAATTGCCACTGATGGTGAAATTATCGAAGGATTGGCCACTATAGATGAAAGTGCCATTACAGGAGAGAGCGCTCCTGTAATTCGGGAAGCGGGTGGAGATAAATCATCAGTTACCGGTGGAACTAAAGTATTGTCAGACAAAATCAAAGTCATTGTGACAAACGAACCTGGAGAGAGCTTTCTGGACAAAATGATAGCTTTAGTAGAAGGAGCAAGCCGCCAGAAAACACCTAATGAAATTGCCTTAACAATCTTGTTGGCAGCATTTACGCTAATCTTCGTGATCGTTTGTGTGACTTTAAAACCTTTTGCCGATTATGCCAATGCACCGATAACCATTGCTGCCTTCATCTCTCTATTTGTATGTTTGATTCCAACAACGATTGGCGGTTTGTTATCAGCGATTGGAATTGCAGGAATGGACAGAGCATTGCGGGCCAATGTGATTACTAAATCAGGAAAAGCGGTAGAAACTGCCGGAGATATTGATGTATTGCTTTTGGATAAAACCGGAACCATCACCATTGGAAATAGAAAAGCGACTCGTTTTTATGCTGCCAAAGGAATTTCACAAGACGATTTTATCAAATATGCAGTTTTGAGTTCGCTGGCTGATGACACGCCCGAAGGCAAAAGTATTGTGGAACTGGCAGGAATTGAAGTGGCAAACAAACTATCTATTGAAGGTGCTACTTTAATCAAATTTACTGCTGAAACCAGAACCAGTGGTGTTGTTTTAAAAGATGGAACCGATATTAGAAAAGGTGCTCAGGATGCAGCAAAAAATATTGCACTGAAAGCGGGAACTATTTTCCCCGAGGATATTGCACAAGCAGTGATTGCTATCTCATCACAAGGTGGAACGCCATTGGTGGTTGTAAAAAATGCTCAAGTTCAAGGGGTTATTGAATTGCAGGACATTATCAAAACGGGGATGAAAGAACGTTTTGAACGTTTGAGAAAAATGGGTGTAAAAACGGTGATGGTAACCGGAGATAATCCGTTGACAGCCAGGTTTATTGCCGAAGCGGCTGGTGTAGATGATTTTATTGCCGAAGCCAAACCTGAGGATAAGATGAATTACATCAAAAATGAACAAGAACAAGGCAAGCTCGTAGCGATGATGGGCGATGGAACTAATGATGCACCTGCTTTGGCACAAGCCAATGTTGGTGTGGCCATGAATAGCGGAACTCAAGCAGCTAAAGAAGCTGGAAACATGGTCGATCTGGACAATGATCCCACCAAGTTAATTGAAATCATTGAAATTGGAAAACAATTATTGATGACCAGAGGAACGCTTACTACTTTCTCTATTGCGAATGATGTGGCCAAATATTTTGCCATTGTTCCTGCGCTTTTCATTACGGCAATTCCTGCTCTTGAAGGATTAAATATTATGGGATTACACAGTCCAGAAAGTGCGATTTTATCTGCGGTTATTTTCAATGCGATTATCATTCCGATATTGATTCCGCTTGCGCTAAAAGGAGTTGATTATAAACCGATCGGGGCGAGTGCTATTTTAAAGAGAAATCTTTTGATTTATGGTCTTGGTGGCTTGATCATCCCATTTATTGGAATTAAAATAATTGACTTGGTTGTAGCATTATTTATGTAA
- the kdpA gene encoding potassium-transporting ATPase subunit KdpA: MNTELFGVISIFIVSIVLAIPIGRYIAKVFKGDQTVLDPIFNPIEKFIFKISGINSTEEMNWKQHLKALLSVNMVWFFLCFFVLLFQGSMPLNPDNNPNMTPDLAFNTAISFMVNCNLQHYSGETGVSYLSQMVLMFLQFVSAGVGMAAAAMVFTAMKDRTTDKLGNFYNFFIKSCTRILLPLSALVAIALLFSGTPMTFEGKDTITTLQGDSVAVSRGPAAAFIGIKHIGTNGGGFFGANSAHPLENPTYFTNAVELWAQLIIPFAMIFALGFYLKKRRLSYVVFGVMTVGFLLLVIPTVISELNGNPAIDKMGIAQTTGAMEGKEVRFGPAISGFWSIATTVISTGSVNSMHDSSMPVSGSMQLLAMMVNAFYGGCGVGFLNFYIFIILAVFISGLMVGRTPEFLGKKIEAREVKIAAFIAILHPLLILSGTALASYFAANDTAMGYWFSGNATGWLNNPGHHGFSEMLYEYTSSAANNGSGFEGLGDNNPFWNITTGIVLLLSRFLPIIGPLAIAGLLANKKYIPESAGTLKTDTTIFGVMVFAVIAIIAALSFFPALALGPLAEYFTLK, translated from the coding sequence ATGAATACAGAATTATTTGGTGTCATCAGTATTTTTATCGTCTCTATAGTTTTGGCTATTCCTATTGGAAGGTATATCGCTAAAGTTTTTAAGGGAGATCAAACAGTACTGGACCCGATTTTTAATCCAATTGAGAAATTTATTTTCAAAATAAGTGGTATCAATTCCACCGAAGAAATGAACTGGAAACAACATTTGAAAGCGTTGTTAAGCGTGAATATGGTTTGGTTCTTTCTTTGCTTTTTTGTGTTGTTATTTCAAGGTTCAATGCCTTTGAATCCAGATAACAATCCAAACATGACTCCCGATTTGGCATTCAATACCGCTATTTCGTTTATGGTAAATTGTAATTTGCAGCATTACTCTGGCGAAACAGGCGTTTCTTATTTGTCACAAATGGTATTGATGTTCCTGCAATTTGTTTCTGCAGGTGTCGGGATGGCTGCCGCAGCAATGGTTTTTACTGCAATGAAAGATAGAACCACAGATAAATTGGGCAACTTCTATAATTTTTTTATCAAAAGCTGTACTCGAATTTTACTGCCTCTTTCTGCTCTTGTAGCCATCGCTTTGTTATTTAGCGGAACTCCAATGACTTTTGAAGGAAAAGATACAATTACCACTTTACAAGGGGATTCGGTAGCAGTTTCCCGTGGACCAGCTGCAGCATTTATCGGTATCAAACATATCGGTACCAATGGTGGAGGATTTTTTGGAGCCAATTCGGCGCATCCATTAGAGAATCCTACTTATTTTACCAATGCAGTTGAACTTTGGGCACAATTAATAATTCCGTTTGCTATGATTTTTGCTTTGGGTTTTTATCTAAAGAAAAGAAGGCTGTCCTACGTAGTTTTTGGCGTTATGACGGTTGGATTTTTACTTTTAGTTATTCCAACAGTTATAAGTGAACTCAACGGAAACCCAGCTATCGATAAAATGGGAATTGCCCAAACAACAGGAGCCATGGAAGGCAAAGAAGTTCGTTTTGGACCCGCCATTTCAGGATTTTGGAGCATTGCCACCACCGTGATTTCTACAGGCTCGGTGAATAGTATGCATGACAGCTCGATGCCGGTTTCTGGTTCGATGCAATTACTAGCGATGATGGTGAATGCCTTTTATGGTGGTTGCGGGGTAGGATTTTTGAACTTCTATATTTTTATCATTCTAGCGGTCTTTATTTCGGGATTAATGGTGGGACGAACACCAGAATTTTTAGGGAAGAAAATTGAAGCCCGAGAAGTCAAAATTGCTGCTTTCATTGCCATTCTTCACCCTTTATTGATATTGTCAGGCACCGCATTGGCATCTTATTTTGCTGCAAATGATACTGCAATGGGCTACTGGTTTAGCGGTAATGCCACTGGCTGGTTGAACAATCCTGGACATCACGGATTTTCGGAAATGTTATACGAATATACTTCGAGCGCTGCCAACAACGGTTCTGGATTTGAAGGTTTGGGCGACAATAATCCTTTTTGGAATATCACCACAGGAATCGTGTTGTTATTGAGTCGTTTCCTTCCTATCATTGGGCCATTGGCTATCGCAGGATTGTTGGCAAATAAAAAATATATTCCTGAAAGTGCTGGAACTTTAAAAACAGACACGACCATTTTTGGAGTTATGGTTTTTGCCGTAATCGCCATTATTGCAGCCTTATCTTTCTTCCCAGCATTGGCTTTAGGACCATTGGCAGAATATTTTACATTAAAATAA
- the kdpF gene encoding K(+)-transporting ATPase subunit F has protein sequence MTALFIVALAVFAYLVYVLIKPEKF, from the coding sequence ATGACTGCACTATTTATTGTCGCACTGGCCGTTTTCGCCTATTTGGTTTACGTATTAATCAAGCCCGAAAAATTTTAA